A window from Mycobacterium saskatchewanense encodes these proteins:
- a CDS encoding sugar epimerase family protein — protein sequence MRIAITGAGGVLGRGLAARLLGQGHEVVGIARHRPDSWSSAAEFVTADIRDSGAVKRCIAGADVVAHCAWATSPGPYDRISREVNIDGTLNVLAAMADSGTSRIVFPSSAHVYGGGGAARAEGDATTPGSADGILKARVEQLVSTAEVDSISVRCAPVVGRGVDNWVLRALALPAFPDGPVDRGLQLIHVDDALRLLQRAILDRQIPTTTVNLAAPGMTAFRRVAAALGRPVIPLAGPLAAQARRRFAAELELVRGAPLMNTARLRDEWGFAPAWSADECVEDLALAVRGRVTVGRRVVSLPWRLANIQELPAVDAPADDGVRPRLAGPEGLNGEFDTPIDPRFPTYLATNLSEALPGPFSPSSASVTVRGLRAGGVGIAARLRPGGIIQREIAMRTVAVFAHRLYGAITSAHFMAETVPFAKPATIVSNSGFFGPSMASLPIFGDERPPSESGRLRKQLRTVRNIGVFGVNLVGLSAGSPADTRDFVADVDRLERLAGGDLTRLDERRLLSLVLLARDHVVHSWVLASGSFMLCAAFNVLLRGLCGKDTAPAAGPELVSARSVEAMQRLVAAAQRDPKVSRLLAEPGHHLDRLAADAPEFHAAVLDELALIGHRGPAELEMLSTSYADDPELLIRMVTRAMSAPPAPQPWHARIPLRAKPVAFLAARQLRDREVRRDKMVRANWVLRALLREYGRRLVDAGTFDTADDVFYLLVDELDALPPDVKDLVARRRAEQRRLAGVVPPTVFSGSWQPSVTSTPALSSGDTLRGVGVCGGRVRGRVRIVRPETIDDLQPGEILVAEVTDVGYTAAFCYAAAVVTELGGPMSHAAVVAREFGFPCVVDAQGATRRLPAGALVEVDGSTGEIRVLEPAS from the coding sequence GTGAGAATCGCCATCACGGGGGCCGGCGGTGTGCTCGGCCGCGGCCTCGCCGCCCGCCTGCTCGGCCAGGGCCACGAGGTGGTCGGGATCGCCCGGCACCGACCGGACAGCTGGTCGAGCGCGGCCGAGTTCGTCACGGCGGACATCCGCGATTCCGGCGCGGTCAAGCGCTGTATCGCCGGCGCGGACGTCGTCGCGCACTGTGCGTGGGCGACGAGCCCCGGCCCGTACGACCGGATCAGCCGCGAGGTCAACATCGACGGCACGCTCAACGTGCTTGCGGCCATGGCGGACTCCGGGACGAGCCGGATCGTTTTCCCGTCTTCGGCACACGTCTACGGCGGGGGAGGCGCGGCGAGGGCCGAGGGCGACGCGACCACCCCCGGATCCGCCGACGGCATCCTGAAGGCCCGTGTCGAGCAACTGGTTTCGACCGCGGAGGTGGACTCGATCTCGGTCCGCTGCGCTCCGGTAGTCGGCCGCGGTGTCGACAACTGGGTGCTCCGGGCGCTGGCCCTGCCGGCGTTTCCCGACGGACCGGTCGATCGCGGGCTGCAGCTGATCCACGTAGACGACGCGCTGCGGCTGTTGCAGCGCGCCATCCTGGACCGCCAAATACCAACCACCACGGTCAATCTCGCCGCACCGGGGATGACGGCGTTCCGCCGGGTCGCCGCAGCGCTCGGCCGCCCGGTCATTCCGCTGGCCGGACCGTTGGCCGCGCAGGCACGCCGCCGATTCGCGGCCGAGCTGGAACTGGTGCGCGGTGCCCCGCTGATGAACACCGCGCGGCTGCGCGACGAGTGGGGATTCGCGCCGGCGTGGTCCGCCGACGAGTGCGTCGAGGACCTGGCGCTGGCCGTGCGCGGACGGGTCACGGTCGGCAGGCGCGTCGTCTCGCTGCCGTGGCGGCTGGCCAACATCCAGGAGCTGCCCGCCGTCGACGCCCCCGCCGACGACGGAGTGCGGCCCCGATTGGCCGGGCCCGAAGGGCTCAACGGCGAGTTCGACACCCCGATCGACCCGCGGTTCCCGACCTACCTGGCGACCAACCTGTCGGAGGCGCTGCCGGGCCCGTTCTCGCCGTCCTCGGCCTCGGTCACTGTGCGGGGCCTCCGCGCCGGCGGCGTCGGCATCGCCGCGCGGCTGCGGCCCGGGGGAATCATCCAGCGCGAGATCGCAATGCGCACCGTCGCAGTGTTCGCCCATCGGCTTTACGGCGCCATCACCTCCGCGCATTTCATGGCCGAGACCGTGCCCTTCGCCAAACCCGCGACGATCGTCAGCAACAGCGGATTCTTCGGCCCCAGCATGGCGTCGCTGCCGATCTTTGGGGACGAGCGCCCGCCGTCCGAGTCCGGCCGACTGCGCAAGCAGCTGCGCACCGTCCGCAACATCGGCGTCTTCGGCGTGAATCTGGTTGGGCTGAGCGCCGGTTCGCCCGCGGATACCCGCGACTTCGTGGCCGACGTCGACCGGCTCGAGCGGCTCGCGGGTGGCGACCTCACCCGGCTCGACGAGCGCCGGCTCCTCAGCCTCGTGCTGCTGGCGCGCGACCACGTCGTGCACAGCTGGGTGCTGGCCTCGGGCTCGTTCATGCTGTGCGCCGCGTTCAACGTGTTGCTGCGCGGCCTGTGCGGCAAGGACACCGCCCCGGCGGCGGGGCCCGAACTCGTCAGCGCGCGCTCGGTGGAGGCGATGCAGCGGCTGGTGGCCGCGGCGCAGCGCGACCCGAAGGTGAGCCGGTTGCTGGCCGAGCCCGGCCACCACCTCGACCGGCTGGCCGCCGACGCCCCGGAGTTCCACGCCGCGGTGCTCGACGAGCTGGCATTGATCGGGCATCGTGGTCCGGCCGAACTCGAGATGCTCTCGACCAGTTACGCCGACGACCCGGAGCTACTGATCCGGATGGTGACTCGCGCGATGAGCGCGCCGCCGGCACCGCAGCCGTGGCACGCTCGAATCCCGTTGCGCGCCAAGCCCGTCGCGTTCCTTGCCGCGCGGCAGCTGCGCGACCGCGAGGTGCGCCGGGACAAGATGGTGCGGGCGAACTGGGTGCTGCGCGCCCTGCTGCGCGAATACGGGCGCCGGCTGGTGGACGCCGGCACCTTCGACACCGCCGACGACGTCTTCTACCTCTTGGTCGACGAGCTGGACGCTCTGCCCCCGGACGTGAAGGACCTGGTGGCGCGGCGCCGCGCCGAGCAGCGCAGGCTGGCCGGCGTCGTCCCGCCGACCGTGTTCAGCGGCAGCTGGCAGCCGTCGGTGACCTCGACTCCGGCGCTGTCCAGCGGCGACACCCTGCGCGGGGTCGGCGTCTGCGGGGGACGGGTGCGCGGGCGGGTGCGCATCGTGCGGCCCGAAACCATCGACGACCTGCAGCCCGGCGAGATCCTCGTCGCGGAGGTCACCGACGTCGGGTACACAGCCGCGTTCTGCTACGCCGCCGCGGTGGTCACCGAGCTCGGCGGCCCGATGTCACACGCGGCGGTGGTGGCCCGCGAGTTCGGGTTTCCCTGCGTGGTGGACGCCCAGGGCGCCACCCGGCGCCTGCCGGCCGGGGCCTTGGTCGAGGTCGACGGCAGCACGGGGGAGATCCGTGTGCTTGAACCCGCGTCCTGA